One Cellulomonas soli DNA window includes the following coding sequences:
- a CDS encoding type IV secretory system conjugative DNA transfer family protein — MEDSILVVGPPRSGKGHVVIPMLFDAPGAVVTTSTRPDNLAATYAARREIGPVAVFDPQALAAGVPDGFRWSPVRGCDVPQIAMIRARGLAAGTGISRGTSGGDFWQAQTETVLRALLHAAALDGRAVRDLYRWSLDPAAVTEAITILGRPSAALGWDKALEQAANSGPRTRDSIWLGVRQALFALADPRVLDAVSPREGEEFDPAAFLRDRGTLYVLGTASGAGAAAPIVAALVEDMVETARRIAAASPGARLDPPLLLALDEIGNLAPLPPLPACRGPSAEAVDADCSLGDHMRDPHPSVPPEARTRRQAEAEDRAQLRSVLSRVVWSTMPARGQCVSERTRRPWGRSGVGVRSRAI, encoded by the coding sequence GTGGAGGACTCGATCCTCGTCGTCGGGCCGCCGCGGTCGGGCAAGGGGCACGTGGTCATCCCGATGCTCTTCGACGCCCCGGGCGCCGTCGTCACGACGTCGACCCGGCCGGACAACCTCGCCGCCACCTACGCGGCGAGGCGAGAGATCGGGCCGGTCGCAGTCTTTGATCCGCAGGCCCTCGCAGCTGGTGTGCCCGACGGATTCCGGTGGTCGCCGGTGCGCGGGTGCGACGTCCCGCAGATCGCGATGATCCGCGCCCGAGGCCTGGCCGCCGGGACCGGGATCTCACGGGGCACCAGCGGCGGCGACTTCTGGCAGGCGCAGACCGAGACGGTCCTGCGCGCGCTGCTGCACGCTGCTGCCCTCGACGGCCGGGCCGTGCGGGACCTCTACCGGTGGTCGCTCGACCCGGCGGCGGTCACCGAGGCCATCACCATCCTGGGGCGACCCTCGGCGGCGCTGGGCTGGGACAAAGCGCTCGAGCAGGCCGCGAACTCCGGCCCCCGCACCCGCGACTCCATCTGGCTCGGTGTCCGGCAGGCGCTGTTCGCGCTGGCTGACCCTCGGGTGCTGGACGCGGTCTCGCCGCGGGAGGGCGAGGAGTTCGACCCCGCGGCGTTCCTGCGCGACCGCGGGACGCTGTACGTGCTGGGAACCGCATCCGGGGCCGGCGCCGCGGCGCCGATCGTTGCGGCGCTCGTCGAGGACATGGTGGAAACGGCCCGACGGATCGCAGCGGCGTCGCCCGGTGCGCGGCTCGACCCGCCGCTGCTCCTCGCCCTGGACGAGATCGGCAACCTCGCGCCGCTGCCGCCGCTGCCGGCGTGCCGTGGCCCAAGCGCAGAAGCGGTTGATGCGGACTGCAGCCTCGGGGATCACATGCGCGACCCTCACCCCTCGGTCCCGCCCGAGGCCCGGACTCGCCGACAAGCCGAGGCTGAGGACCGAGCGCAGCTCCGATCGGTTCTCAGCCGGGTTGTGTGGTCGACGATGCCCGCTCGAGGACAGTGCGTGTCGGAGCGCACACGGCGTCCGTGGGGTCGTTCGGGAGTAGGGGTTCGAAGCCGAGCGATCTGA
- a CDS encoding ImmA/IrrE family metallo-endopeptidase: MSTRHTHARRIVANIAADKRALIAGNPIAGIESLGYTVVAEAALTSKRGAGGWCDGLSFAEHNTVIYAPTPGSNRQNFTLLHEVGHILVEDDDSALVWLADRDNPEREVERLCDEIASALVVPEEMLDDIVGIGPLTAMDLKTLVTVSSASGPACAIALATRLSSGAVAIIDRATEIVAHSALCGDELQVYPWRGTNVPAGHPLLRLAAGAATTTRSYWLDRWDRRQDYYVSAVATEKRIYAVFSINDLWGVDRFHGGQAPPTKSNALRREIRCRCGFRGPVTGWPCPECGHLYCPECGDCDCQRRARMQELCGSCFCLTPAVDLVGGICSGCR; the protein is encoded by the coding sequence ATGAGCACTCGTCACACTCACGCCCGGCGGATAGTCGCCAACATCGCCGCCGACAAGCGAGCACTCATCGCAGGTAACCCGATCGCTGGGATCGAAAGCCTGGGTTACACCGTGGTTGCTGAAGCTGCCTTGACCTCCAAGCGAGGCGCCGGCGGCTGGTGTGACGGGCTCTCCTTCGCCGAGCACAACACCGTCATCTACGCCCCCACTCCCGGATCGAACCGGCAGAACTTCACTCTGCTCCACGAGGTGGGTCACATCCTGGTCGAAGACGACGACAGCGCCCTCGTTTGGCTCGCGGACCGCGACAACCCCGAGAGGGAGGTCGAACGCCTCTGTGACGAGATCGCGTCGGCACTCGTTGTCCCTGAGGAGATGCTCGACGACATCGTCGGCATTGGGCCTCTGACCGCCATGGACCTCAAGACTCTTGTGACTGTCTCTTCAGCTAGTGGGCCGGCCTGCGCCATCGCACTGGCGACACGCCTTTCATCCGGCGCTGTAGCAATCATCGATCGTGCCACCGAGATAGTCGCTCACTCCGCGCTATGTGGCGATGAACTGCAGGTATACCCGTGGCGAGGGACCAATGTTCCCGCTGGCCACCCGTTGCTGAGACTCGCCGCCGGCGCGGCGACGACAACTAGGTCCTACTGGCTTGACCGGTGGGATCGCCGCCAAGACTACTACGTCAGTGCGGTGGCGACCGAGAAGCGGATCTACGCCGTATTCAGCATCAACGACCTATGGGGGGTCGACCGGTTCCACGGTGGGCAAGCACCTCCGACGAAGTCTAACGCGCTACGAAGAGAGATCCGGTGCAGGTGCGGCTTCCGCGGCCCAGTCACCGGTTGGCCGTGCCCTGAATGCGGACACCTCTACTGCCCTGAGTGCGGCGACTGCGACTGCCAGCGACGCGCGCGGATGCAGGAGCTGTGCGGTTCCTGCTTCTGCCTCACTCCGGCCGTCGATCTCGTCGGTGGGATTTGCAGCGGCTGCCGGTGA
- a CDS encoding DUF7455 domain-containing protein: MTATTFDAPTTTAGLTRQDRCDRCGAQAFVKATIHTADDMELLFCGHHFRAHELKLVAAGATIQDERHRIDEHSPES, encoded by the coding sequence ATGACCGCCACGACCTTCGACGCCCCCACGACCACCGCCGGGCTCACACGGCAGGACCGCTGCGACCGCTGCGGCGCGCAGGCGTTCGTCAAGGCGACGATCCACACGGCCGACGACATGGAGCTGCTCTTCTGCGGGCACCACTTCCGGGCCCACGAGCTCAAGCTCGTCGCCGCCGGTGCCACGATCCAGGACGAGCGCCACCGCATCGACGAGCACTCGCCCGAGAGCTAG
- a CDS encoding helix-turn-helix domain-containing protein produces the protein MSDQQTGGADAGTMEPADGFTRALLDIAAGRPHDIASLPEEDQELLAAVTDWLPALADAIADLHVEGRDSDIDVHSRGLVEVRPDDPIALMLGLVEDPAVRLDGQQLAAARRAAGLDIAQLAERLNRRGWDATIKTVSAWERGRVSPPPATINAVAEELDVSSEALLATGTLDAPTIDTLFDDAAIAAFLDEWAREASIPAEKLAEQSKRLLATAGRRNATSASPEALLAVLKHFKNLPGFGVSG, from the coding sequence ATGAGTGACCAACAAACCGGTGGAGCCGACGCCGGAACCATGGAGCCAGCCGACGGGTTCACCCGCGCGCTTCTCGACATTGCCGCAGGCAGGCCACACGACATCGCTAGCCTCCCCGAGGAAGACCAGGAACTGCTTGCAGCCGTGACCGACTGGCTGCCAGCGCTTGCAGATGCGATCGCGGACCTCCACGTCGAAGGGCGCGACAGCGACATCGACGTCCACAGCCGTGGGCTGGTCGAAGTCCGCCCCGACGATCCGATTGCCTTGATGCTCGGACTCGTTGAGGACCCTGCTGTGCGTCTCGACGGCCAGCAGCTTGCGGCTGCCCGCAGGGCCGCCGGCCTCGACATCGCCCAACTGGCAGAACGCCTCAATCGACGTGGTTGGGACGCAACAATCAAGACCGTGTCAGCCTGGGAACGGGGCAGAGTCAGCCCACCGCCAGCGACGATCAACGCGGTGGCAGAGGAGCTGGACGTTTCCTCCGAGGCGCTTCTGGCGACCGGCACCTTGGACGCGCCCACCATCGACACACTCTTCGACGACGCGGCAATTGCTGCGTTCCTAGACGAGTGGGCACGCGAGGCCAGTATCCCAGCCGAGAAGCTCGCCGAGCAGTCGAAGCGCCTGCTCGCCACCGCTGGTAGGCGGAACGCAACCTCGGCGTCCCCCGAGGCGCTCCTGGCCGTCCTCAAGCACTTCAAGAACCTGCCCGGATTCGGGGTTTCGGGATGA
- a CDS encoding TetR/AcrR family transcriptional regulator: MADQQGVREVRKRVRLTPEQRTEQILAAATRLVARKGFYGVSLQDVADEVGITQAGLLHYVRNKEGLLELIVEQQYDRAGTPQDYIATGTPEAVHPDGPSFPGYLRYLVKFNATRPHLIQLYMVLGTEASSEAHPAHAYFADRPSSVWKQYSGVSWRLPPSIASFDDIRHLVEMSLEAMDGIQVRLFRSPTIDLVEEWLRFERVLFPSPVWDGYR, from the coding sequence GTGGCCGATCAGCAGGGCGTTCGCGAGGTGCGCAAGCGGGTCCGGCTGACCCCCGAGCAGCGCACCGAGCAGATCCTCGCCGCCGCCACCCGGCTCGTCGCCCGCAAGGGCTTCTACGGCGTCTCCCTGCAGGACGTCGCCGACGAGGTCGGCATCACCCAGGCCGGCCTGCTGCACTACGTGCGCAACAAGGAAGGCCTGCTCGAGCTCATCGTCGAGCAGCAGTACGACCGTGCGGGCACCCCGCAGGACTACATCGCCACCGGCACTCCCGAGGCCGTGCACCCCGACGGGCCCTCGTTCCCCGGGTACCTGCGCTACCTCGTGAAGTTCAACGCCACCCGGCCGCACCTCATCCAGCTGTACATGGTGCTCGGCACCGAGGCGTCCTCGGAGGCGCACCCCGCGCACGCGTACTTCGCCGACCGCCCCTCGTCCGTCTGGAAGCAGTACAGCGGCGTCTCCTGGCGGCTGCCGCCGTCGATCGCGTCGTTCGACGACATCCGGCACCTCGTCGAGATGAGCCTCGAGGCGATGGACGGCATCCAGGTCCGCCTGTTCCGCAGCCCCACGATCGACCTCGTCGAGGAGTGGCTGCGGTTCGAGCGCGTGCTGTTCCCCTCGCCCGTGTGGGACGGCTACCGCTGA
- a CDS encoding sigma-70 family RNA polymerase sigma factor, giving the protein MTDAQAEEEPRGPAAGARICTPTDVAAQYRRHHESLAKVAARFFEGKRPDAAENAVMDVMLRLTESAKAGELTDKGEDWGPYLRRAVRNSCVDIVRREKREREHFPQGDPELERIVDLDPLGDAIAQQHSTRWQVARLKSALATLDESELLIIWLTFWKGATDKQIGDRIGTSGQAVGQRKKTILRKLLKEVTKDE; this is encoded by the coding sequence GTGACGGATGCTCAGGCCGAGGAGGAGCCGCGCGGTCCCGCAGCAGGTGCGCGCATCTGCACCCCTACGGACGTCGCTGCCCAGTACCGGCGGCATCACGAGAGTCTCGCGAAGGTCGCAGCCAGGTTCTTCGAGGGGAAGCGACCGGACGCCGCCGAGAACGCGGTGATGGATGTCATGCTCCGGCTCACGGAGAGCGCCAAGGCTGGGGAACTCACCGACAAGGGCGAGGACTGGGGCCCGTACCTGCGCCGAGCCGTCCGCAACAGCTGCGTGGACATCGTCCGTCGGGAGAAGAGGGAGCGCGAGCACTTCCCGCAGGGCGATCCGGAACTGGAGCGGATCGTCGACTTGGACCCGCTGGGCGACGCAATAGCTCAGCAGCACTCGACCAGATGGCAAGTCGCGCGCCTGAAGTCAGCTCTCGCGACCCTCGACGAGAGCGAGCTCCTGATCATTTGGCTCACCTTCTGGAAGGGGGCGACCGACAAGCAGATCGGCGACCGCATCGGCACCAGCGGACAGGCAGTCGGCCAGCGCAAGAAGACCATCCTCAGGAAGCTCCTCAAGGAGGTGACGAAAGATGAGTGA
- a CDS encoding IS3 family transposase (programmed frameshift) — protein sequence MAKPYPKEFRDDVVAVARKGQVPLTQIAKDFGISEGSLSNWMKQADVEDGRRSGPTQAERAELREARKRIRVLEQENEVLRRAAAYLAQAGLPKIVFPLVREMAAAGARIRVPVAVACRVLGLSTQGYYKWLKNPVCDRDWDDAHVLAAIYEIHGDDATLGYRFITDELADEHKISVGENRVHRLCRIAGITASHHKKRSKPATAGPAPHDDLLAVVDEHGVVRHEFVAHAPNQVWLWDISEHPTAEGKLYICAIKDVYSNKIVGYSIDSRMKSSLARAAMRNAIALRSPAGTVCHSDRGGQFRAKATQRLLANNGLVGSMGRSYGAGDNASMESFFSLLQKNVLNTRRWHTRDDLRLAIVTWIETKYNRRRRQRALGKLTPVEFEMIYTAADAA from the exons GTGGCAAAGCCGTATCCCAAGGAGTTCCGCGACGACGTCGTGGCCGTGGCCCGCAAGGGGCAGGTGCCGCTGACGCAGATCGCGAAGGACTTCGGTATCTCCGAAGGGTCGTTGTCGAACTGGATGAAGCAGGCCGACGTCGAGGACGGCCGACGGTCCGGGCCGACCCAGGCCGAGCGCGCCGAGCTGCGTGAGGCGCGCAAGCGGATCCGGGTGCTGGAGCAGGAGAACGAGGTCCTGCGCCGCGCGGCCGCCTACCTCGCGCAGGCGGGTCTGCCG AAAATAGTCTTCCCGCTCGTCCGTGAGATGGCCGCGGCCGGCGCCCGCATCAGGGTGCCGGTCGCGGTGGCGTGCCGGGTCCTGGGCCTGTCGACCCAGGGGTACTACAAGTGGCTCAAGAACCCGGTCTGCGACCGGGACTGGGACGACGCGCACGTCCTTGCCGCGATCTACGAGATCCATGGCGACGACGCGACACTCGGCTACCGGTTCATCACCGACGAGCTGGCCGACGAGCACAAGATCAGCGTCGGGGAGAACCGGGTGCACCGGTTGTGCCGGATCGCCGGCATCACCGCCAGCCACCACAAGAAGCGGTCCAAGCCCGCGACGGCCGGCCCCGCGCCGCACGACGACCTGCTCGCGGTGGTCGACGAGCACGGCGTGGTCCGTCACGAGTTCGTCGCGCACGCCCCGAACCAGGTGTGGCTGTGGGACATCTCCGAGCACCCCACCGCCGAGGGCAAGCTCTACATCTGCGCGATCAAGGACGTCTACTCGAACAAGATCGTCGGGTACTCCATCGACTCGCGCATGAAGTCGTCCCTCGCGCGGGCGGCGATGCGCAACGCGATCGCGCTGCGCTCACCGGCCGGCACGGTGTGTCATTCGGACCGAGGCGGCCAGTTCCGTGCCAAGGCGACCCAGCGGCTGCTGGCGAACAACGGCCTGGTCGGGTCGATGGGCCGCTCCTACGGCGCGGGCGACAACGCGAGCATGGAGAGCTTCTTCTCCCTGCTGCAGAAGAACGTCCTGAACACCCGCCGCTGGCACACCCGCGACGACCTGCGCCTGGCGATCGTGACCTGGATCGAGACCAAGTACAACCGCCGACGCCGCCAACGCGCCCTCGGCAAACTCACGCCCGTCGAGTTTGAGATGATCTACACGGCCGCAGACGCGGCCTGA
- a CDS encoding TetR/AcrR family transcriptional regulator, with amino-acid sequence MPKVTEEYRDARRQEIADAALRVFRRRGFQAASMAEIIAESGMSAGAIYGHFRSREEIVHDVAGRVIGARIADVEQLATLEPMPAPRTVVRTMIAGLEREVGDLGAIVQLWGEAITDPAIRELAAGIYRRMSTVMAGYLATWHEQVQGRTPEQAATLARAQVPLFVAAIQSYTLTGALVDDFDREAYLTAIEAHLPG; translated from the coding sequence GTGCCCAAGGTCACCGAGGAGTACCGCGACGCCCGCCGCCAGGAGATCGCCGACGCCGCCCTGCGCGTCTTCCGCCGCCGCGGCTTCCAGGCGGCGTCGATGGCCGAGATCATCGCCGAGTCGGGCATGTCGGCCGGCGCCATCTACGGGCACTTCCGCTCACGCGAGGAGATCGTGCACGACGTCGCCGGCCGGGTCATCGGCGCCCGGATCGCCGACGTCGAGCAGCTCGCGACCCTCGAGCCGATGCCGGCGCCCCGGACGGTCGTACGCACGATGATCGCCGGCCTGGAGCGGGAGGTCGGGGACCTCGGCGCGATCGTGCAGCTGTGGGGCGAGGCGATCACCGACCCGGCGATCCGCGAGCTCGCCGCCGGGATCTACCGGCGGATGTCGACGGTCATGGCCGGGTACCTGGCCACCTGGCACGAGCAGGTGCAGGGCCGCACACCCGAGCAGGCGGCGACCCTCGCACGCGCGCAGGTGCCGCTGTTCGTCGCGGCCATCCAGTCGTACACGCTCACCGGCGCCCTGGTGGACGACTTCGACCGCGAGGCGTACCTCACCGCGATCGAGGCGCACCTGCCCGGCTGA
- a CDS encoding VOC family protein → MTDTYPTVAQVVLDTTDARALAEFYRRLLGWTYPPGHEQVDPAGDDWLNLRNPAGGVGLAFQQVEALPPSSWPDATIPQQLHLDLTVPDLDALTVQHDRALDLGARELLDRTDDPDEPLYVFADPAGHPFCIFVA, encoded by the coding sequence GTGACCGACACGTACCCGACCGTCGCGCAGGTGGTGCTCGACACCACCGATGCCCGCGCCCTCGCCGAGTTCTACCGGCGCCTGCTCGGCTGGACCTACCCGCCCGGCCACGAGCAGGTCGACCCGGCCGGTGACGACTGGCTGAACCTGCGCAACCCGGCGGGCGGCGTCGGGCTCGCGTTCCAGCAGGTGGAGGCCCTGCCGCCGTCGAGCTGGCCGGACGCCACGATCCCGCAGCAGCTGCACCTCGACCTGACGGTGCCGGACCTCGACGCGCTCACCGTGCAGCACGACCGCGCGCTCGACCTCGGCGCACGTGAGCTGCTGGACCGCACCGACGATCCCGACGAGCCGCTCTACGTCTTCGCCGACCCCGCCGGCCACCCGTTCTGCATCTTCGTCGCCTGA
- a CDS encoding glycoside hydrolase family 6 protein, whose translation MPRPRTPHLFAARALTTAIGLATATLLAFVGLSPLPASAATTPDRLTSGQQLASGASLVATTSTHRLTMGADGDVTIRLGSGPVLWHTGTTGNPGARLVQQTSGALEVRSATGALLWSTGTASTGARSIIKPDGVLYTIDTAGRTAWRSTTNGPALKVGGTDRVASGGLLLAGEQIAAGEARLTMGTDGNLVLTSAGTAVWQTGTALRGASARVTTTGDLQVVAGTSVLWSARAVSAGARLVVKDHARIYLISTGGANVWSSPAAPVAKVPTVVQLPLPAPLPVTSGLGSSSGSSTSGSGTTGERTYGTVLARAAQYADPTSVVARAAQTARAAGRTADATLLDKIAGGGSARWLSTADGTSSVRTYAAAATAAGRTPVFVTYAIPDRDCGSHSAGGFTTSAEYDAWARAVAAGLVGSRAVVVVEPDALLQLDRCGNRTERLGMLSRSVDAYVAAGAEVYLDAASASSFGWSTAQLVDMAQRLRAAGVDRAAGFAVGVANFQRTEHEVAYGRYLSALLGGPAFVVDTSRNGNGPLAGPDGTVWCNPDGRALGARPAATGTGPYVANLWIKSLGLSDGTCNGGPAAGTYWEPYLLGLASRASW comes from the coding sequence ATGCCACGCCCCCGCACGCCCCACCTGTTCGCAGCCCGCGCTCTGACGACCGCGATCGGTCTGGCCACCGCCACGCTGCTCGCGTTCGTGGGCCTGAGCCCGTTGCCCGCGTCGGCCGCGACCACGCCGGACCGTCTGACGAGCGGGCAGCAGCTGGCGTCCGGGGCGTCGCTGGTGGCGACGACGAGCACGCACCGGCTGACGATGGGCGCGGACGGCGACGTGACGATCCGGCTGGGCAGCGGACCGGTGCTGTGGCACACGGGGACGACGGGCAACCCGGGTGCGCGTCTCGTGCAGCAGACCTCGGGTGCGCTCGAGGTGCGGTCGGCCACCGGGGCGCTGCTGTGGAGCACGGGCACGGCGTCGACGGGTGCGCGTTCGATCATCAAGCCGGACGGTGTGCTGTACACGATCGACACGGCGGGTCGGACGGCCTGGCGTTCGACGACGAACGGACCGGCGCTCAAGGTGGGCGGGACCGACCGGGTGGCCTCGGGCGGGCTGCTGCTGGCGGGCGAGCAGATCGCCGCGGGCGAGGCACGGCTGACCATGGGGACGGACGGCAACCTGGTCCTCACCTCGGCGGGCACGGCCGTGTGGCAGACGGGCACCGCCCTGCGCGGCGCGTCTGCCCGGGTGACGACGACCGGTGACCTGCAGGTCGTCGCGGGCACGTCGGTGCTGTGGTCGGCTCGAGCCGTCTCGGCAGGCGCGCGCCTGGTCGTCAAGGACCACGCGCGCATCTACCTGATCTCGACGGGTGGGGCGAACGTGTGGTCCTCCCCCGCAGCGCCCGTGGCGAAGGTGCCGACGGTCGTCCAGCTGCCGCTGCCCGCACCGCTGCCGGTGACCTCGGGCCTCGGTTCGTCCTCGGGCTCGAGCACCTCCGGCTCCGGCACGACGGGTGAGCGCACCTACGGCACGGTCCTCGCCCGTGCGGCGCAGTACGCGGACCCGACCTCGGTCGTGGCGCGTGCCGCGCAGACGGCACGCGCGGCGGGCCGTACAGCGGATGCGACGTTGCTGGACAAGATCGCGGGAGGCGGCTCGGCCCGCTGGCTGAGCACGGCCGACGGCACGTCGAGCGTGCGCACGTACGCCGCGGCGGCCACCGCGGCGGGCCGGACACCGGTGTTCGTCACCTACGCGATCCCGGACCGCGACTGCGGCAGCCACTCGGCGGGCGGCTTCACGACCTCCGCCGAGTACGACGCGTGGGCACGTGCCGTCGCCGCCGGGCTCGTCGGGTCGCGGGCCGTGGTGGTTGTCGAGCCGGATGCGCTGCTGCAGCTGGACCGCTGCGGCAACCGGACCGAGAGGCTGGGGATGCTGAGCCGTTCCGTGGACGCGTACGTCGCGGCGGGCGCCGAGGTGTACCTCGATGCGGCGAGCGCGAGCAGCTTCGGGTGGAGCACGGCCCAGCTGGTCGACATGGCGCAGCGGCTGCGCGCGGCGGGCGTCGACCGCGCGGCCGGCTTCGCGGTCGGTGTCGCGAACTTCCAGCGCACCGAGCACGAGGTGGCCTACGGCCGGTACCTGTCGGCTCTGCTGGGTGGTCCGGCGTTCGTGGTCGACACCTCGCGCAACGGCAACGGTCCGCTCGCCGGGCCGGACGGCACCGTGTGGTGCAACCCCGACGGGCGTGCGCTCGGTGCCCGCCCCGCCGCGACGGGCACGGGCCCGTACGTCGCGAACCTCTGGATCAAGTCGCTCGGCCTGTCCGACGGCACGTGCAACGGCGGCCCGGCCGCCGGGACCTACTGGGAGCCGTACCTGCTCGGACTGGCGTCCCGCGCGAGCTGGTGA
- a CDS encoding MFS transporter, producing METQAPAAVAEAVLEPARTPDELAPDTAQPFTTGRTIRFGAGFMLFGLLWCVGLMIVAAVLLPQRLTDLGVAFPAAMLGTINAITAVVSLVSNLVVGNLSDRTRARFGRRTPWILGGAVLGGLSLTGVGLLESPVLLTVSYCLSMVGLNMMLAPAVAVLSDRVPMRLRGTMSALYGGGLVAGQALGTLIGAAFITNAVPGFVLGGALMLLGGVIALVLWPRELSAGNLPANVGGFKELLVSFRPPRNAPDFYKAFVGRLLMLVSYQMITAYQLYIVQDHIGQSTKESAATIATMSVITMIVSLLASVGAGPISDRIGRRKVPVVVASALFAVGIAMPWIMPTTTGMFLYAGIAGFGYGVYTSVDQALNVDVLPSVENAGKDLGILNLATTLGQTVGPILTSTIVVATGTYAVAFPVAIAMALLGCVFILKIRSVR from the coding sequence ATGGAAACCCAGGCACCAGCAGCCGTCGCTGAGGCCGTGCTCGAGCCTGCTCGGACACCGGACGAGCTCGCCCCCGACACCGCGCAGCCCTTCACCACCGGCCGCACGATCCGCTTCGGTGCCGGCTTCATGCTCTTCGGCCTGCTGTGGTGCGTCGGCCTGATGATCGTCGCGGCCGTGCTCCTGCCGCAGCGGCTCACCGACCTGGGCGTGGCCTTCCCTGCCGCGATGCTCGGCACGATCAACGCGATCACCGCCGTGGTCTCGCTGGTCTCGAACCTCGTCGTCGGCAACCTGTCCGACCGCACGCGTGCCCGGTTCGGCCGGCGCACCCCGTGGATCCTCGGCGGCGCCGTGCTGGGTGGGCTCTCGCTCACCGGCGTCGGCCTGCTCGAGAGCCCGGTCCTGCTGACGGTCTCGTACTGCCTGTCGATGGTCGGCCTCAACATGATGCTGGCCCCGGCCGTCGCGGTCCTCTCCGACCGGGTGCCCATGCGCCTGCGCGGCACGATGTCGGCGCTCTACGGCGGTGGCCTCGTCGCAGGCCAGGCGCTCGGCACGCTCATCGGCGCGGCGTTCATCACCAACGCGGTGCCCGGGTTCGTCCTCGGCGGCGCGCTCATGCTGCTCGGCGGGGTCATCGCCCTGGTCCTGTGGCCGCGCGAGCTGTCGGCGGGGAACCTGCCCGCGAACGTCGGCGGCTTCAAGGAGCTGCTGGTCTCGTTCCGCCCGCCGCGCAACGCCCCCGACTTCTACAAGGCGTTCGTCGGCCGCCTGCTCATGCTGGTCAGCTACCAGATGATCACCGCGTACCAGCTGTACATCGTGCAGGACCACATCGGGCAGAGCACCAAGGAGTCCGCCGCGACGATCGCCACGATGTCGGTCATCACGATGATCGTGTCGCTGCTCGCCTCGGTCGGCGCCGGTCCCATCTCGGACAGGATCGGCCGCCGCAAGGTGCCGGTCGTCGTGGCCAGCGCGCTGTTCGCCGTCGGCATCGCGATGCCGTGGATCATGCCCACGACCACCGGCATGTTCCTCTACGCGGGCATCGCCGGCTTCGGCTACGGCGTCTACACCTCGGTCGACCAGGCCCTCAACGTCGACGTGCTGCCCAGCGTGGAGAACGCCGGCAAGGACCTCGGCATCCTCAACCTGGCGACCACGCTCGGCCAGACCGTCGGCCCGATCCTCACCTCGACGATCGTCGTGGCCACCGGCACCTACGCGGTGGCGTTCCCGGTCGCGATCGCGATGGCGCTGCTCGGGTGCGTGTTCATCCTGAAGATCCGCTCCGTGCGCTGA